The Drosophila biarmipes strain raj3 chromosome 2L, RU_DBia_V1.1, whole genome shotgun sequence genome has a window encoding:
- the LOC108021858 gene encoding protein-lysine N-methyltransferase CG9154, whose protein sequence is MDADIMLPADTLAILNEFLLERSKRKVDEENQVVNQTGIDAEFEEDWQLSQFWYNSETKLILRDVVVKLLDEQRSDLVGFHIALLSCPSLYKDIRNIHDNVRIFEYDPRFEAYGTDFVFYDLNCVGGNPNYLKEHHQQYDIIVADPPFLSQECIAKTCEIITRLQRNQSESKIIICSGEVTEPWLTTGLPVLKCGFRPEHDRNLGNSFVSYANFNLDEYIENK, encoded by the exons ATGGACGCTGACATTATGCTCCCCGCCGACACGTTGGCTATTCTTAACGAATTTCTTTTGGAACGCTCGAAGCGCAAAGTCGATGAGGAGAATCAAGTCGTCAACCAGACTGGCATTGATGCTGAATTCGAGGAAGATTGG CAACTGAGTCAGTTTTGGTACAATTCGGAAACTAAGCTTATTCTGCGCGATGTTGTGGTTAAGCTACTGGACGAACAAAGGTCTGATTTGGTGGGTTTTCATATTGCTCTCCTATCATGTCCCTCGCTTTACAAGGACATAAGAAACATCCATGATAATG TGCGCATCTTTGAGTATGATCCAAGATTTGAAGCCTACGGTACGGACTTTGTGTTCTACGACCTGAACTGCGTAGGAGGCAACCCAAACTACCTCAAGGAACACCATCAGCAGTATGACATAATTGTTGCCGATCCGCCCTTCTTGTCTCAGGAGTGCATAGCTAAAACTTGTGAAATAATCACCAGGCTGCAGCGAAATCAATCAGAGTCCAAGATAATTATTTGCTCTGGGGAAGTGACGGAACCCTGGCTGACTACAGGCCTTCCTGTTTTAAAATGCGGTTTCCGACCGGAACACGATCGTAACCTGGGCAACTCCTTTGTAAGCTACGCTAATTTCAATTTAGACgaatatattgaaaataaataa
- the LOC108021859 gene encoding prefoldin subunit 1 — translation MALMDIELKKAFTEMQINKLETTKKINMIDMKCDMVKKGKHKYLLTERGTSGLSDHTRVYQSVGRMFLLTDVQNMREDLKSKQEKCDKAIELLEKKKEFLQKSLKDQEDGLRELVQQRKEADLAAK, via the exons ATGGCTTTAATGGACATAGAGTTAAAGAAG GCTTTCACTGAGATGCAGATCAACAAACTGgaaaccactaaaaaaatcAACATGATTGACATGAAGTGCGACATGGTCAAAAAGGGGAAACACAAGTACCTGCTTACTGAGAGGGGTACCAGCGGCCTATCCGACCACACAAG AGTTTACCAGTCCGTTGGCCGCATGTTTCTGCTGACAGATGTGCAGAACATGCGCGAAGACCTAAAGTCCAAACAAGAGAAGTGCGACAAGGCGATAGAACTACttgaaaaaaagaaggagTTCCTACAAAAGTCTCTCAAGGATCAAGAGGACGGTCTGCGCGAACTGGTGCAGCAGCGTAAGGAGGCCGACCTGGCTGCGAAATAG